A single Pseudomonas sp. MM223 DNA region contains:
- the mdaB gene encoding NADPH:quinone oxidoreductase MdaB (*Name mdaB), whose translation MKKILLLNGGKQFAHSDGRLNATLHEAAIAHLDRAGFDVQQTFIDGGYDVQAEVEKFLWADVIIYQMPGWWMGAPWTVKKYIDEVFTAGHGSLYANDGRTRSDHTQKYGSGGLLHGKQYMLSLTWNAPQQAFDDPSDFFEGKGVDAVYFPFHKANQFLGMTGLPTFLAVDVMKRPDVPAALAAYEAHLDKVFGKAI comes from the coding sequence ATGAAAAAGATCCTTCTGCTCAATGGTGGTAAACAGTTCGCTCACTCCGACGGCCGTCTCAACGCGACCTTGCACGAAGCAGCCATCGCTCACCTGGACCGCGCCGGTTTCGATGTGCAGCAAACCTTCATCGACGGCGGCTACGACGTGCAGGCCGAGGTAGAGAAGTTTCTCTGGGCCGATGTGATCATCTACCAGATGCCGGGCTGGTGGATGGGCGCACCCTGGACCGTGAAAAAGTACATCGACGAAGTGTTTACCGCCGGCCATGGCAGCCTGTACGCCAACGATGGCCGTACCCGTTCGGACCACACCCAGAAGTACGGCAGCGGTGGCCTGTTGCATGGCAAGCAGTACATGCTGTCGCTGACCTGGAACGCGCCGCAGCAGGCGTTCGATGACCCCAGCGACTTCTTTGAAGGCAAAGGCGTGGATGCCGTGTATTTCCCGTTCCACAAGGCCAACCAGTTCCTTGGCATGACCGGCCTGCCCACCTTCCTGGCGGTGGATGTGATGAAGCGCCCGGACGTGCCGGCGGCGTTGGCAGCTTATGAGGCACATCTGGACAAGGTGTTCGGCAAGGCGATCTAA
- the pcaH gene encoding Protocatechuate 3,4-dioxygenase beta chain (*Name pcaH) — protein sequence MPAQDNSRFVIRDRNWHPKALTPDYKTSIARSPRQALVSIPQSISETTGPNFSHLGFGAHDHDLLLNFNNGGLPIGERIIVAGRVVDQYGKPVPNTLVEMWQANAGGRYRHKNDRYLAPLDPNFGGVGRCLTDSDGYYSFRTIKPGPYPWRNGPNDWRPAHIHFGISGPSIATKLITQLYFEGDPLIPMCPIVKSIANPEAVQQLIAKLDMSNANPMDCLAYRFDIVLRGQRKTHFENC from the coding sequence ATGCCCGCACAGGACAACAGCCGCTTCGTGATCCGTGATCGCAACTGGCACCCCAAAGCCCTTACGCCTGACTACAAAACGTCCATTGCCCGCTCGCCGCGCCAGGCACTGGTCAGCATTCCACAGTCGATCAGCGAAACCACGGGCCCGAACTTTTCCCACCTGGGCTTCGGCGCCCACGACCATGACCTGCTGCTGAACTTCAACAACGGTGGCCTGCCAATCGGCGAGCGCATCATCGTTGCCGGCCGCGTCGTCGACCAGTACGGCAAGCCTGTGCCGAACACCCTGGTGGAGATGTGGCAAGCCAACGCCGGTGGCCGCTACCGGCACAAGAACGACCGGTACCTGGCACCGCTGGACCCGAACTTTGGTGGTGTCGGCCGTTGCCTGACCGACAGCGACGGCTACTACAGCTTCCGCACCATCAAGCCAGGCCCGTACCCATGGCGCAACGGCCCGAACGACTGGCGCCCGGCGCACATTCACTTCGGCATCAGCGGCCCGTCGATTGCCACCAAGCTGATCACCCAGTTGTACTTCGAGGGTGACCCGCTGATCCCGATGTGCCCGATCGTCAAGTCGATCGCCAACCCTGAAGCCGTGCAGCAGTTGATCGCCAAGCTCGACATGAGCAACGCCAACCCGATGGACTGCCTGGCCTACCGCTTTGACATCGTGCTGCGCGGCCAGCGCAAGACCCACTTCGAAAACTGCTGA
- the trmA gene encoding tRNA/tmRNA (uracil-C(5))-methyltransferase (*Name trmA) yields MSAAFDPSSYATQLDAKVARLRELLAPFGAPEPAVFDSPREHYRLRAEFRLWREDGQRHYAMFAPGDKHKAILIDDFPIASQSINALMPRLKAAWQASEELGNRLFQVEFLTTLAGDAMITMCYHRPLDEAWEVEARQLAEALGVSVIGRSKGKRLVIGRDYAVEKLDVAGRVFSYRQPEGAFTQPNGAVNQKMLSWAFEAIGERQDDLLELYCGNGNFTLPLATRVRQVLATEISKTSVNAALSNLDENAVDNVRLVRLSAEELTQALNEVRPFRRLEGIDLKSYEFGTVFVDPPRAGMDPDTCELTRRFERILYISCNPETLAANIAQLQDTHRIERCALFDQFPYTHHMESGVLLVRR; encoded by the coding sequence ATGAGTGCTGCTTTCGACCCCTCCTCCTACGCCACCCAGCTGGACGCCAAGGTGGCCCGGCTGCGCGAGCTGCTGGCGCCATTCGGCGCGCCGGAACCGGCTGTTTTCGACTCGCCGCGCGAGCACTACCGCCTGCGCGCCGAGTTCCGCCTGTGGCGCGAGGATGGCCAGCGCCACTACGCCATGTTTGCCCCGGGCGATAAGCACAAGGCTATCCTGATCGACGATTTCCCCATTGCCAGCCAGAGCATCAATGCACTGATGCCGCGCCTGAAGGCGGCCTGGCAGGCCAGCGAGGAACTGGGCAACCGCCTGTTCCAGGTGGAGTTCCTGACCACCCTGGCCGGCGATGCAATGATCACGATGTGCTACCACCGCCCGCTGGACGAGGCCTGGGAGGTAGAAGCGCGGCAACTGGCTGAAGCGCTGGGTGTGAGCGTCATCGGCCGCTCCAAGGGCAAGCGCCTGGTGATCGGCCGCGACTACGCGGTGGAAAAACTCGACGTGGCTGGCCGTGTATTCAGCTATCGCCAGCCGGAAGGTGCGTTCACCCAGCCCAACGGTGCGGTGAACCAGAAGATGCTGAGCTGGGCCTTCGAGGCCATTGGCGAGCGCCAGGACGATTTGCTGGAGCTTTACTGCGGCAACGGCAACTTCACCCTGCCGCTGGCCACCCGCGTGCGCCAGGTGCTGGCCACCGAAATCAGCAAGACCTCGGTCAATGCCGCGCTGAGCAACCTGGATGAAAACGCTGTGGATAACGTGCGGCTGGTACGTTTGTCGGCAGAAGAGCTGACCCAGGCGCTGAATGAGGTGCGGCCGTTCCGTCGCCTGGAAGGCATCGACCTGAAGAGCTATGAGTTCGGTACGGTGTTTGTCGACCCGCCGCGCGCGGGGATGGACCCTGACACTTGCGAGCTGACCCGGCGTTTCGAGCGGATCCTGTACATCTCGTGCAACCCGGAGACACTGGCGGCGAACATTGCCCAGTTGCAGGACACCCACCGCATCGAGCGGTGTGCGTTGTTTGACCAGTTCCCCTATACCCACCATATGGAGAGTGGGGTGTTGCTGGTCCGGCGCTGA
- the ggt_2 gene encoding Glutathione hydrolase proenzyme (*Name ggt_2) translates to MRIVPFQYLALAAAILSCSSVYAATLEGGAVAAPDQYGAQVAADILKKGGNAVDAAVATAFTLAVTYPEAGNIGGGGFMTLFVDGKPYFLDYREVAPKAATRNMYLDDKGEVIENLSLVGVRAAGVPGTVMGLWEAHQKFGKLPWSELLTPAIGYAKNGFKVAEKQYQYRNDAQGMFKTATNFNDYFGNMKVGELFKQPEMAQTLERIADKGVSEFYQGKTADLLVAQMQADKGLITKEDLKDYKAVWREPMAVSWRGNVVYTAPPPSSGGVALAQLLGIKEDRAADFKGVAHNSAQYIHLLAEIEKRVFADRADYLGDPAFTKVPVDQLVAKDYLAKRAAQVNPKAISDTDKVKPGLEPHQTTHFSIVDKQGNAVSNTYTLNLDYGSGVVVKGAGFLLNDEMDDFSAKPGAANAFGVVGGDANAIEPGKRMLSSMSPSLMTRDGKVELVIGTPGGSRIFTSIFQVMNNLYDYDMPLAKAVAAQRVHHQLLPKDTIYFDSYAPLTGPVADELKKMGYVLEDQGWEMGDIQAIRVDGAKLETASDPRGRGVGMIVK, encoded by the coding sequence ATGCGTATTGTCCCGTTCCAGTACCTGGCTCTCGCGGCCGCGATCCTGAGCTGTTCCTCGGTTTATGCCGCCACGCTGGAGGGCGGCGCGGTGGCTGCGCCCGATCAATATGGTGCACAGGTAGCCGCCGATATTCTGAAAAAGGGCGGCAACGCGGTAGACGCCGCAGTGGCGACCGCCTTCACCCTGGCGGTGACCTACCCGGAGGCCGGTAACATCGGCGGTGGTGGGTTCATGACCCTGTTCGTCGACGGCAAGCCTTACTTCCTCGACTACCGCGAAGTCGCGCCCAAGGCCGCCACGCGTAACATGTACCTGGACGACAAGGGCGAGGTCATCGAAAACCTGAGCCTGGTCGGGGTACGCGCTGCGGGTGTGCCCGGCACGGTGATGGGCCTGTGGGAGGCGCACCAGAAGTTTGGCAAGCTGCCCTGGAGCGAGTTGCTGACCCCGGCCATCGGCTATGCGAAAAACGGCTTCAAGGTGGCGGAAAAGCAGTACCAGTACCGCAACGATGCCCAAGGCATGTTCAAGACGGCGACCAACTTCAACGACTACTTCGGCAACATGAAGGTTGGCGAGCTGTTCAAGCAGCCAGAAATGGCCCAGACCCTGGAACGCATTGCCGACAAGGGCGTGAGCGAGTTCTACCAGGGCAAGACCGCCGACCTGCTGGTGGCGCAAATGCAGGCTGACAAAGGCCTGATCACCAAGGAAGACTTGAAGGATTACAAAGCCGTATGGCGTGAGCCGATGGCGGTGAGCTGGCGTGGTAATGTGGTCTACACCGCACCACCGCCAAGCTCTGGCGGTGTCGCCCTGGCCCAACTGCTGGGCATCAAGGAAGACCGTGCAGCGGATTTCAAGGGTGTGGCGCACAACTCGGCGCAGTACATCCACCTGCTGGCCGAAATCGAAAAGCGCGTATTCGCCGACCGTGCCGATTACCTTGGCGACCCGGCCTTTACCAAGGTGCCGGTGGACCAGCTGGTGGCCAAGGACTACCTGGCCAAGCGCGCCGCGCAGGTCAACCCGAAGGCTATTTCCGACACCGACAAGGTCAAGCCTGGCCTTGAGCCGCACCAGACCACGCACTTCTCGATTGTCGACAAGCAGGGTAACGCGGTCAGCAACACCTACACCCTCAACCTCGACTACGGCAGTGGCGTGGTGGTGAAGGGCGCAGGCTTCCTGCTGAACGACGAGATGGACGACTTCAGCGCCAAGCCAGGTGCTGCCAACGCCTTTGGTGTAGTGGGTGGGGATGCCAACGCCATCGAACCGGGCAAGCGCATGCTGTCCTCGATGAGCCCCAGCTTGATGACCCGCGATGGCAAGGTCGAACTGGTGATCGGTACCCCGGGTGGCTCTCGGATCTTTACCTCGATCTTCCAGGTGATGAACAACCTGTATGACTACGATATGCCGCTGGCCAAGGCCGTGGCGGCGCAGCGCGTGCACCATCAGTTGCTGCCCAAGGACACCATCTATTTTGACAGCTATGCACCGCTGACCGGGCCGGTGGCTGATGAGCTGAAGAAGATGGGCTATGTGCTGGAGGACCAGGGCTGGGAGATGGGCGATATCCAGGCGATCCGGGTGGACGGGGCGAAGCTTGAGACCGCTTCTGATCCGCGTGGGCGTGGGGTGGGGATGATCGTCAAGTAA
- the mcpS gene encoding Methyl-accepting chemotaxis protein McpS (*Name mcpS) — protein MNSWFANISVNLKLGLGFGLVLILTGLLALTGWTSLGSLIDRSNWMGDIGQLNKDLTDLRIARLQYMIANGDDAAAANTQTKLDAFSKQQAYLASTFKSPDNVKLLNELGATISAYKVSLNKMRQGYDASRAARVAMDSSATRADQAMDALSQEVMARPEADSVRLAQYQLISKARQQLLQVRIDVRGYIADNTAANEQAALRQLDAALADIDNLKRQLPAEDTRLQQFERSVLAYRDAVRQFRDAVADITTSRAEMTVQGADIVKRSDALYQIQLQRRDTESTQARSLQAIATLLALLVGVLAAVLITRQITGPLRETLVAVEKIASGDLTQHVRITRRDELGVLQQGIARMGTTLRELISGIRDGVTQIASAAEELSAVTEQTSAGANSQKVETDQVATAMHEMAATVQEVARNAEQASHAATGADDEARAGDRVVGEAIGQIERLAEDMHRSTEAMNLLQQESQKIGSVMDVIKSVAEQTNLLALNAAIEAARAGEAGRGFAVVADEVRGLAQRTQKSTEEIEALIASLQEGTQQVANAMQGSRTLTDSSVELARKAGASLENITSTVSSIQSMNQQIAAAAEQQSAVAEEISRSILNVRDVSEQTAAASDETASASVELARLGGQLQTLVSQFRV, from the coding sequence ATGAACAGCTGGTTCGCCAACATCAGCGTCAACCTGAAACTTGGCCTGGGCTTCGGCCTGGTGCTGATCCTCACCGGCCTGCTGGCCCTGACCGGCTGGACCAGCCTGGGCAGCCTGATCGACCGCAGCAACTGGATGGGCGACATCGGCCAGCTGAACAAAGACCTCACCGACCTGCGCATTGCGCGCCTGCAGTACATGATCGCCAACGGCGACGATGCCGCCGCCGCCAACACCCAGACCAAACTGGACGCCTTCAGCAAGCAGCAGGCCTACCTGGCCAGCACCTTCAAAAGCCCGGACAACGTCAAGCTGCTCAATGAGCTGGGCGCAACCATCAGCGCCTACAAGGTGTCGCTGAACAAGATGCGCCAGGGCTACGACGCCAGCCGCGCTGCGCGTGTTGCCATGGACAGTTCGGCCACCCGCGCCGACCAGGCCATGGACGCCCTCAGCCAGGAAGTCATGGCGCGCCCAGAGGCCGACAGTGTGCGCCTGGCCCAGTACCAGCTGATCAGCAAGGCCCGCCAGCAATTGCTGCAGGTGCGCATCGACGTGCGCGGCTATATAGCCGACAACACTGCCGCCAATGAGCAGGCCGCCCTGCGCCAACTGGACGCGGCGCTGGCCGATATCGACAACCTCAAGCGCCAGCTGCCCGCCGAAGACACCCGCCTGCAACAGTTTGAGCGCTCGGTACTGGCCTACCGCGACGCCGTGCGCCAGTTCCGCGATGCGGTCGCCGACATCACCACTTCTCGCGCCGAAATGACCGTGCAGGGCGCAGACATCGTCAAGCGCAGTGATGCGCTGTACCAGATCCAGCTGCAACGCCGCGACACCGAAAGCACCCAGGCTCGCAGCCTTCAGGCCATCGCTACCCTGTTGGCACTGCTGGTTGGCGTGCTGGCCGCGGTGCTGATCACCCGCCAGATCACCGGCCCACTGCGTGAAACCCTGGTAGCGGTGGAAAAGATCGCCAGCGGCGACCTCACCCAACACGTACGCATCACCCGCCGCGACGAACTGGGGGTGCTGCAGCAAGGCATCGCGCGCATGGGCACCACCCTGCGCGAGTTGATCAGCGGCATCCGTGATGGCGTCACCCAGATTGCCAGCGCCGCCGAAGAGTTGTCGGCAGTGACCGAGCAGACCAGCGCCGGTGCCAACAGCCAGAAGGTCGAGACCGACCAAGTGGCAACTGCCATGCATGAAATGGCCGCCACCGTTCAGGAAGTGGCGCGCAATGCCGAACAGGCCTCACATGCCGCCACCGGTGCCGACGACGAAGCCCGCGCCGGCGACCGTGTGGTAGGCGAGGCGATTGGCCAGATCGAGCGCCTGGCCGAGGACATGCACCGCTCTACCGAGGCCATGAACCTGCTGCAGCAGGAAAGCCAGAAGATCGGTAGCGTGATGGACGTGATCAAGTCGGTGGCCGAACAGACCAACCTGCTGGCGCTGAACGCCGCGATCGAGGCGGCGCGTGCCGGCGAGGCCGGGCGTGGTTTTGCCGTGGTCGCCGACGAAGTGCGCGGCCTGGCCCAGCGCACGCAGAAGTCCACCGAAGAAATCGAAGCGCTGATTGCCAGCCTGCAGGAGGGTACCCAACAAGTGGCGAACGCCATGCAGGGTAGCCGTACCTTGACCGACAGCAGCGTCGAACTGGCACGCAAGGCCGGGGCCTCGCTGGAGAATATCACCAGCACGGTGTCGAGCATCCAGTCGATGAACCAGCAGATTGCTGCCGCGGCAGAGCAGCAGAGTGCGGTGGCTGAAGAGATCAGCCGCAGTATTTTGAATGTGCGCGATGTGTCGGAGCAGACGGCGGCCGCCAGTGACGAGACGGCCTCGGCGAGCGTTGAGCTGGCCCGCTTGGGTGGGCAGTTGCAGACACTGGTCAGCCAGTTCCGCGTCTGA
- the pcaG gene encoding Protocatechuate 3,4-dioxygenase alpha chain (*Name pcaG), whose amino-acid sequence MPIELLPETPSQTAGPYVHIGLALEAAGNPTRDQEIWNRLAKPDAPGEHILLLGQVYDGNGHLVRDSFLEVWQADANGEYQDAYNLENAFNSFGRTATTFDAGEWTLHTVKPGVVNNAAGVPMAPHINISLFARGINIHLHTRLYFDDEAQANAKCPVLNLIEQPQRRETLIAKRCEVDGKTAYRFDIRIQGEGETVFFDF is encoded by the coding sequence ATGCCAATCGAACTGCTGCCGGAAACCCCTTCGCAGACTGCCGGCCCCTACGTGCACATCGGCCTGGCCCTGGAAGCGGCCGGCAACCCGACCCGCGACCAGGAAATCTGGAACCGTCTGGCCAAGCCAGACGCGCCAGGCGAGCATATTCTGCTGCTCGGCCAGGTATACGACGGTAACGGCCACCTGGTGCGCGACTCGTTCCTGGAAGTGTGGCAGGCCGACGCCAATGGCGAGTACCAGGATGCCTACAACCTGGAAAACGCCTTCAACAGCTTTGGCCGCACCGCTACCACCTTTGATGCCGGTGAGTGGACCCTGCACACGGTCAAGCCGGGTGTGGTGAACAACGCGGCTGGCGTGCCGATGGCGCCGCACATCAACATCAGCCTGTTTGCCCGTGGCATCAACATTCACTTGCACACGCGCCTGTACTTCGACGATGAAGCCCAGGCCAACGCAAAGTGCCCGGTGCTCAACCTGATCGAGCAGCCACAGCGTCGTGAAACCTTGATTGCCAAACGATGCGAAGTGGACGGGAAGACGGCCTATCGTTTCGATATCCGTATTCAGGGGGAAGGGGAGACGGTCTTCTTCGACTTCTGA
- the dmlR_22 gene encoding HTH-type transcriptional regulator DmlR (*Name dmlR_22), with product MKTRSEELQVFVAVIDCGSISAAAEQMGQTPSAVSRTLSRLEGKLGTTLVNRTTRRMDLTEEGRYFLERSRLILEQMDEMEERLSMNHQTPTGRLRINAAAPFMLHAILPWIGEFRREYPGIELELNTDDLIIDLLEQSTDVAIRIGELADSSLHARNLGCSPVQVLASPAYLAQHGTPERVEDLANHCLLGFSQPESLNHWPLRHAEGDRFSIRPALIASSGETLRQLALAGEGIVSLSHFMTHEDIRAGRLQVLLSEANNGYRQPIHAVYYRNTQLALRIQCFLDFIQRKLAMYAC from the coding sequence GTGAAAACCCGATCCGAAGAACTCCAGGTATTCGTCGCCGTCATCGACTGCGGCTCGATTTCTGCCGCTGCCGAGCAGATGGGCCAGACCCCGTCCGCCGTCAGCCGCACGTTGTCGCGCCTGGAGGGCAAGCTGGGTACCACCTTGGTCAACCGCACCACCCGGCGTATGGACCTCACCGAAGAGGGCCGCTACTTCCTCGAGCGCTCACGGCTGATCCTGGAACAGATGGACGAGATGGAAGAGCGCCTGTCGATGAACCACCAGACGCCCACCGGGCGCTTGCGCATAAATGCCGCAGCGCCGTTCATGCTGCATGCCATCCTGCCGTGGATCGGCGAGTTCCGTCGCGAGTACCCGGGCATCGAGCTGGAACTGAACACTGATGACCTGATCATCGACCTGCTGGAGCAAAGCACCGATGTGGCGATCCGCATCGGCGAACTGGCCGATTCCAGCCTGCACGCACGCAACCTGGGATGCAGCCCGGTGCAAGTACTGGCCAGCCCGGCCTACCTGGCGCAGCACGGCACCCCAGAGCGGGTCGAGGACCTGGCCAACCACTGCCTGCTCGGCTTCAGCCAGCCCGAATCGCTAAACCATTGGCCGCTGCGCCACGCCGAAGGGGACCGCTTCAGCATCCGCCCGGCGCTGATCGCCTCCAGCGGTGAAACCCTGCGCCAACTGGCACTGGCCGGCGAGGGCATCGTCAGCCTGTCGCACTTCATGACCCACGAGGACATCCGCGCCGGGCGCCTGCAGGTGCTGTTGAGCGAGGCCAACAACGGCTACCGCCAGCCGATTCATGCGGTGTACTACCGCAACACCCAGCTGGCGCTGCGTATCCAGTGCTTCCTCGATTTCATCCAGCGCAAGTTGGCGATGTACGCCTGCTGA
- the adeP_2 gene encoding Adenine permease AdeP (*Name adeP_2) produces the protein MLERLFQLRAHNTNVRTEILAGVTTFLAMAYILFVNPSILGETGMDKGAIFVATCLAAAIGSTTMGLIANYPIALAPGMGLNAFFTYTVVLHMGHTWQVALGAVFLSAVMFFLLSIFRIREWIVNSIPLPLRSAIAAGIGLFLALIALHNAGIVVDNPATLVGLGDLKQPAPILATLGFFLIVGLESLKVRGAVLIGILAVTIASIVMGVTPFAGIVSMPPSLAPTFLQLDIAGALDVGLVSVIFAFLFVDLFDNSGTLIGVAKRAGLMGKDGHMPKMGRALIADSTAAMAGSLLGTSTTTSYIESAAGVSAGGRTGLTAIVVAVLFLLALFFAPLAGSVPAFATAPALLFVAVLMASGLAEINWDDVTEAAPVVVTALAMPLTYSIANGIAFGFISWTAVKLISGRHRDLNPALVILSILFVIKLGWFNA, from the coding sequence ATGCTGGAAAGGCTGTTTCAACTAAGAGCACACAACACCAACGTGCGCACCGAGATTCTTGCGGGCGTCACCACCTTCCTGGCCATGGCCTACATCCTGTTCGTCAACCCGAGCATCCTCGGCGAGACCGGCATGGACAAGGGCGCGATCTTTGTCGCCACCTGCCTGGCAGCGGCCATCGGCTCCACCACCATGGGCCTGATTGCCAACTACCCGATCGCCCTGGCGCCGGGCATGGGCCTGAACGCATTCTTCACCTATACCGTCGTGCTGCACATGGGCCACACCTGGCAAGTGGCGCTGGGCGCGGTGTTCCTGTCGGCGGTGATGTTCTTCCTGCTGTCGATCTTCCGCATTCGCGAATGGATCGTGAACAGCATCCCGCTGCCGCTGCGTTCGGCAATTGCCGCTGGCATCGGTCTGTTCCTGGCGTTGATCGCCCTGCATAACGCCGGCATCGTCGTCGATAACCCGGCTACCCTGGTGGGCCTGGGCGACCTCAAGCAGCCAGCGCCGATCCTCGCTACCCTGGGCTTCTTCCTGATCGTCGGCCTTGAGTCGCTGAAAGTGCGCGGCGCCGTGCTGATCGGCATCCTGGCGGTGACCATTGCTTCGATCGTGATGGGCGTGACGCCGTTCGCCGGCATTGTCTCCATGCCGCCTTCGTTGGCGCCGACTTTCCTGCAACTGGATATCGCCGGCGCGCTGGACGTGGGCTTGGTCAGCGTGATCTTCGCCTTCCTGTTCGTCGACCTGTTCGACAACTCGGGCACCCTGATCGGTGTGGCCAAGCGCGCCGGGCTGATGGGCAAGGACGGCCACATGCCGAAGATGGGCCGCGCCCTGATCGCCGACAGTACCGCCGCCATGGCCGGTTCGCTGCTGGGCACCTCGACCACCACCAGCTACATCGAATCTGCTGCGGGCGTGAGCGCTGGTGGCCGCACCGGCCTGACCGCCATCGTGGTTGCCGTGCTGTTCCTGCTGGCGCTGTTCTTCGCCCCGCTGGCCGGTAGCGTGCCGGCATTCGCCACCGCCCCGGCGCTGCTGTTCGTCGCCGTGCTGATGGCCTCGGGCCTGGCAGAAATAAACTGGGACGACGTCACCGAAGCCGCACCTGTGGTCGTGACCGCCCTGGCCATGCCGCTGACCTACTCGATCGCCAACGGTATCGCCTTCGGCTTCATTTCCTGGACCGCCGTCAAGCTGATTTCCGGCCGCCACCGCGACCTGAACCCGGCCCTGGTGATCCTTTCCATCCTGTTCGTCATCAAGCTGGGCTGGTTCAACGCATGA
- the entS_1 gene encoding Enterobactin exporter EntS (*Name entS_1), translated as MSDSAPQLLRHHRPFLAFWLARVFTASGFQMLTVAIGWHLYQLTGNVLDLGLVGLVEFAPRVLFMLHTGHVADRYDRRKVAALCQSLQGLIALALAVGSATDNVTRELIFALAFLLGATRSFEMPATQALLPNVVPPGLFPRAVAASASATQSATIVAPAVGGFLYAFGSIWVYGPTVALYAIACVLTLSLQARGQVVQRGRASIESLLAGIRFIRSRPDILGAISLDLFAVLLGGATALLPVFAKDILLTGPLGLGLLRSAPAVGALAMSLWLARFPFERNVGRTMFTAVGVFGVATIAFGLSTSFWFSLAVLVVLGAADMISMVIRSSFVQLETPDEMRGRVSAVNGLFIGASNQLGEFESGVTAHWFGTVPAVVMGGVGTLVVTGLWIKMFPTLAKRDRLHNN; from the coding sequence ATGTCCGATTCCGCACCGCAGTTGTTGCGTCACCACCGCCCCTTCCTGGCCTTCTGGCTGGCCCGTGTATTCACTGCCAGCGGCTTCCAGATGCTCACCGTGGCCATCGGCTGGCACCTCTACCAATTGACCGGCAATGTGCTGGACCTGGGCCTGGTCGGCCTGGTCGAGTTCGCCCCGCGGGTGCTGTTCATGCTGCACACCGGGCATGTGGCCGACCGCTATGACCGGCGCAAGGTCGCCGCCCTGTGCCAGAGCCTGCAAGGGCTGATTGCCCTGGCGCTGGCAGTGGGCAGCGCCACCGACAACGTCACCCGTGAACTGATCTTCGCCCTTGCGTTCCTGCTGGGCGCCACGCGCTCGTTCGAAATGCCGGCAACCCAGGCGCTGCTGCCTAATGTGGTGCCGCCGGGGCTGTTCCCGCGGGCCGTGGCGGCCTCGGCGTCGGCGACCCAGTCGGCAACCATCGTGGCGCCAGCGGTGGGCGGCTTCCTGTATGCCTTTGGCAGCATCTGGGTGTATGGCCCCACCGTTGCCCTATATGCCATTGCCTGCGTGCTGACCTTGAGCCTGCAGGCGCGCGGCCAGGTGGTGCAGCGCGGGCGAGCCAGCATCGAATCACTGCTGGCAGGCATCCGCTTCATCCGCAGCCGGCCCGACATCCTCGGCGCCATTTCGCTGGACCTGTTCGCCGTTCTGCTGGGTGGGGCTACCGCGCTGCTGCCGGTGTTTGCCAAGGACATCCTGCTGACCGGCCCGCTGGGCCTTGGCCTGCTGCGCTCGGCGCCGGCGGTGGGGGCGTTGGCCATGTCGCTCTGGCTGGCCCGCTTCCCGTTCGAGCGCAACGTCGGGCGGACCATGTTCACCGCCGTCGGCGTATTCGGCGTGGCCACCATCGCCTTTGGCCTGTCGACCTCGTTCTGGTTCTCGCTGGCGGTGCTGGTGGTGCTGGGCGCGGCGGACATGATCAGCATGGTCATTCGCAGTTCGTTCGTGCAACTGGAAACCCCGGACGAGATGCGTGGCCGGGTGAGCGCGGTGAACGGGTTATTCATTGGTGCCTCGAACCAGCTCGGCGAGTTTGAATCGGGGGTCACCGCGCACTGGTTTGGCACAGTGCCGGCTGTGGTGATGGGCGGAGTGGGCACACTGGTGGTGACCGGGTTGTGGATAAAAATGTTCCCGACACTGGCCAAGCGGGATCGGTTGCATAACAACTGA